The Alnus glutinosa chromosome 10, dhAlnGlut1.1, whole genome shotgun sequence DNA window AGGACGCAAGTGATATATTTCCAACTAGAAACTCCTGATGGTgcttcagagtcttcatttacTGCAATCAGGGCAGCAGATAATGAGAGGACAACCAGAGAGTTAACAATTGAAGCAGTGAACTTCTGAGAATTGATGAAGTAAGAGAAAACCGCATTAAAAGCTAATTGGGATACACATATGAGGGAGTAAGTAGAGGCAGGAAGGTACAAGAGTCCAACAGAATGCATCATGTTGTCACCAGATATCAGAACTCCAAGAGAGAAGTAGATCAAGGCATGAATTTTAATAGAGGGTAGGGCCAAAGAAGTTGAAGGTTGCTGAGAGGAAGGAGTAAGAAATAGTGGGATGAAAAGGATTGGGAAGCCAGCAGTTTGAACAAGAGTAGCCATCCATTTACCATTTCCGCCCTGGACATAATAAAATCTCCCAATAAGAACAACAGCAGATTGGCCCACAGTGAGGAAGAAAATGTTTAGTGCCACCAAAAACCACCATTGCCACTGCTCGAATTTTCTCAGTAATAACTGGTTGGTCAAGGTTAGATCTTTGATCATGAGTTCCAAATTACCTGCAATTGGATATTAAGCATGTCGAAAGAAGGTTTAGTATCCTTATTAAAAGAAGGGTTTCATCAATCCACAAAATTCACAGATtgtagtatttaattttaaagtgATCCATTCAAGAACAATAATCAAGTATAGCAACATTTATAAAGACTTATTCTCTACAATTTGAGTTTTCTGATACACCAGCTGCATAGATAAAATCACcatatattgaaattattaGCCACTTCTCAAAATGGTTTGATATGCAGAAGGCCTGAATCAAGGTCTAGTAAGAATACTTATGTGACAATATGATATCAAATACATGGTTCTCTAGTTTTGAAATGATCCAATATATAAGATGCTCTTTTACTTTAAATTGTGGGGAGTCTAGAAAAGATTACATAAAACATATCTAGTGTCAAATAtaggagattttttttcttttttctatatcATTTATAAAAGACGTCTTCCTTATAACATTTATCAGGTTGACGACCCATAGATGGGCCATAGTGATGATACTAAAAGATAGCCTAGAGTAAAATGATGGCTTAGCCAAAGTAAAGAATTCCAAAGGAAGGCAGAGAAATTTTCATTAGTCCTTATAATCCAAGAAAACTAAAGGGGAGTACTTCCTCCATACACGCATATTTAGATTCCAAAAGGCATGgataaaaggtaaaaaataaacaacactaCGGTTGCAGCAGTATGTAATTGATTCAACTGTGGAATTCTAATCATTgaaatttgatcattaattaatagaacaaaaatttgagagagagagagagagagagaccagcCTCATAAGACAGTATTTCTTCCGACCAAACATCCAGAGTAGGCGGTACTCCACGGTAACCATCCATTTGAGCGTTTGGGGAAGACAGCGCCATTGATCCTCTTGAACCAAAATCCATAGGTGCGCCTCTTGCTGACTGGCTTATGCTTGAAGCATGACCCAACCCGCTAACTTGCGCCTGTTGTTCTTGAGCAGCATCTCTGTGCACTTCCTCAATCTTTTTCGGCCCTTCAACTTTTCTCCTCTGCTGCCATTTATTCTTTCTCAAATCAATTGCATCCTTCAACATGAACCTGACCCTAGAAGATAAATACAtattattggataatgtcttcattctctcaaaatatatatccaTAAGCTCCTTAGCTTTTTCATGGTCGATCATCTCTCCAATAGTACTCATCAATTTGCACAAAGCTTCAACATCTTCTGCATCAGGATCCTGATACTGACCCAGAAATTTCTGTATGCATGCGTGCATTATTCGTTCAGTCaacattttcttcttgtacaaCTCCCCAATTAATCTAATGTTACCCAACATTCTTCTTCTAGCCTtaactctcttctcttctctttcctctGCAGACTGTTTGATCTGACCCTCTTCATCAGCTTtattagcttcttcttcttgctctctTTCCCCCCTCTCAAATTCCTCCTGGCACTTGTTCAGAAGCACTCTCTTAAAAGTTATCTTTTCATTGTCTTCATTGAAATCAGGAAACTCCATGGCCAGATGACAACAGAAAGTTACATACATCTCACAGTAAGTAGGCTCCATTAAAGCTCTGTCAAATATCTGTGAGATGACACCTGTTAGAGTGGCAGCATTGTCAATGTTAACTGCTTTCCCTTGCTCAAAAAGTTTCTCAAAGTTCGTTGGAGTAAGTTTGTTTAAAATAGCTCTTATTTGCCTTTGCTTTGCCTGTTCCTCATCCACCACTTTACCCACTTCATATTTCTGCTCAGCTTTGTGCATCATCAGTTCCTGATTACCTGTAATTGGATATTAAGCATGTCTAAACAACTTTTACTATCCTTATTAAAAGATGGGTTTCATCAATCCACAAAATTCACAGATTGGAGTAGTATTTAAACTTAAAATGATCAATCCTAGAACAGTAAATCAAGTATTGCAACATTTATAATGACTCTTTCTCTACAATTTGAGTTTTCTGATATCTACACAAGATGGGTAGCTAAAACCACcatatattgaaaatattagTCACTTCTCAAAATGGTTTGATATGCAGAAGGCCTGTATCAAGGTCTAGTAAGAATACTTATGTGGCAATATGAGATCAAATACATGGTTCTCTAGTTTTGAAATGATCCAATATATAAGATGCTCATTTACTTTAAATTGTGGGGCGTTTAGAAAACATTACATAAAACATATCTAGTGTCCAAAATAGgagaattttttctttctatatcatatatataagaTGTCTTCCTTGTAACATTTATCAGGTTGACGACCTAGAGTGATGATACTAAAAGATAGCCTAGAGTAAAATGATGGTTTAGCCAAAGTAAAGAACTCCAAAGGAAGGCAGAGAAATTTTCATTAGTCCTTATAATCCAAGAAAACCAAAGGGGAGTACTTCCTCCATACATGCATATTTAGATTCCAAAAGGCATGgataaaaggtaaaaaataaacaacactaCGGTTGCTGCAGTATGTAATTGATTCAACTGTGGAATTCTAATCATTgaaatttgatcattaattaatagaacaaaaatttgagagagagagagagagagaccagcCTCATAAGACAGTATTTCTTCCGACCGAACATCCTGTGTAGGCGGTACTCCACGGTAACCATCCATTTGAGCGTTTGGGGAAGACAGCATCGTTGATCCTCTTGAACCAAAATCCATAGGTGCGCCTCTTGCTGACTGGCTTATGCTTGAAGCATGACCCAACCCGCTAACTTGCGCCTGTTGTTCTTGAGCAGCATCTCTGTGCACTTCCTCAATCTTTTTCGGCCCTTCAACTTTTCTCCTCTGCTGCCATTTATTCTTTCTCAAATCAATTGCATCCTTCAACATGAACCTGACCCTAGAAGATAAATACAtattattggataatgtcttcattctctcaaaatatatatccaTATGCTCCTTAGCTTTTTCATGGTCGATCATCTCTCCAATAGTACTCATCAATTTGCACAAAGCTTCAACATCTTCTGCATCAGGATCCTGATACTGACCCAGAAATTTCTGTATGCATGCGTGCATTATTCGTTCAGTCaacattttcttcttgtacaaCTCCCCAATTAATCTAATGTTACCCAACATTCTTCTTCTAGCCTTAactctcttctctttcctctGCAGACTGTTTGATCTGACCCTCTTCATCAGCTTtattagcttcttcttcttgctctctTTCCCCCCTCTCAAATTCCTCCTGGCACTTGTTCAGAAGCACTCTCTTAAAAGTTATCTTTTCATTGTCTTCATTGAAATCAGGAAACTTCATAGCCAGATGACAACAGAAAGTTACATACATCTCACAGTAAGTAGGCTCCATTAAAGCTCTGTCAAATATCTGTGAGATGACACCAGTTAGAGTGGCAGCATTGTCAATGTTAAGTGCTTTCCCTTGCTCAAAAAGTTTCTCAAAGTTCGTTGGAGTAAGTTTGTTTAAAATAGCTCTTATTTGCCTTTGCTTTGCCTGTTCCTCATCCGCCACTTTACCCACTTCATATTTCTTCTCAGCTTTGTGCATCATCAGTTCCTGATTACCTGTAATTGGATATTAAGCATGTCTAAACAACTTTTACTATACTTATTAAAAGATGGGTTTCATCAATCCACAAAATTCACAGATTGGAGTAGTATTTAAACTTAAAATGATCAATCCTAGAACAGTAAATCAAGTATAGCAACATTTATAATGACTCTTTCTCTACAATTTGAGTTTTCTGATTTCTACACAAGCCGGGTAGCTAAAACCACcatatattgaaattattaGTCACTTCTCAAAAATGGTTTGATATGCAGAAGACCTGTATCAAGGTCTAGTAAGAATACTTAAGTATAATCTTTAGCATTACATAAAACATATCTAGTGTCAAAAATATGAGATTGTTttctatatcatatatataagtTGTCAGGTTGACGACCCAGATTTATGATACTAAAAGATAGCCTGGAGTAAAATAGTAGCTTATCCAAAGTAAAGAACTCCAAAGGAAGGCACAGAAGCTTTCTTTGGTTCTTATAATCCAAGAAATCAAGAGGGGGAGAGTCTGTACTTGCTCCATACTCGCATATTTAGATTCCAAAAGGCATGCAAAAGaggtgaaaaacaaaaaagacaaaggTTGCTGTAATCAGTATGTAATTAATTCAACTATGAAATTCCCATCATTgaaatttgatcattaattaatataacaaaaatttaaacgagagagagagagagagacctggcAATGGCATGGTGTTTACTGGGATAATTAGGGCCCTGCGAAGATAACCATTAAGATTAcatgagagaatgagagagaggctttaagAGGGTATTGGGAAACACAAACTATAAGTTTctgttcttcctttttcttttctgttctttccTTGAATCAGATGGCATACTTCGTACAATAAAGGTAGGCAACGGTACAATAATTGCCAAGGTGATGGTTTAGAAACCAATCAGAAAAGAAATGGCAACATTTACTTTCAAAGCGTTTACTTCTTTATtgactattatttatttattttttttattttttattttttattttttttgagagaacAGAGAAAAAGTAATGGGACAAACTCTCAACACATTCAAAGAATGTTGAGAGAAAGAGGTAGACATAGACAGTCTTATAAGTTTAATCCAACACATCTCTTCAAAAGGGCTTATCTCTTGAAGAGAGGAAGGAGTTTATAAGGCCACATCACTCTACTTTCTTTTCTGATGTGGGACAACAAACacacacttttcttttttaattttttttttttagagagaatAGGAAAAAGGGGAATGAGACACATCGGAATGATTAAGCTTATAAGACTGTCTGTGTCTACCTCTTTCTCTCAAATTTCTTCTTTATTAACTATTAAGTTTGGATATGACCATCAAAATTATTATCGatgtaaaatattaatttattcaaaatttaatagtaatttttattgttacgTTAAGAATAGACTTGAGAATAAAcacttaaaaatatatgttcATTGTCACGTCAATGAGTAAACATTTTTCAAGTATTTTGAAGCAGACGTAACATTTCTTAatcattctaaaaaaaaaaaaaaatgctacatgaACTCTGTTTTTTACACTCTCAAATGCTTActctttaacattttttttaatttcgttGGCTTACTTTCTTTCTATCAGTATAACGTTACAACTTACAGCGTATAAAATCGGGAGTTGTTGTAGCAGTTGGTAGGGCACATTCCATAGATACTTTCAGAAGAAAGCTCAGCCAATTGTTCCACAGAAAAGGGTATCCTCATGAAGACATATGcttttttaacagaaaaatgaggacaaattactatttttttattgcagCTGTCACTCTTCATCTCCTCTGCAACGTTTACTTTTCTTATTTCCTGTTGTAGATACCTTTTATAAAGAGGCAAGATTAACGTTAGAAAATACATTTTTACCTGGTAATTATTTTTCACGATGGTGATATGACAGTTGCAACAAATACTTGAATCATacattgttaaaaataataataataataattgagatTATCATGTCAATTCAAATGTGGAGATGTTTCACTCAAACATAATGTTACACCGTTTGTGATTAGGTCAGacacatttaaataaaaaatttcactataatacaaattttttcaatttttcatatatatatatatatatatatatatatatattttactttatttcatatcaatcatttattattaCGAGAAATGCTAAGAgtactaaattttttactaagagatgatTACTAAgataatatgaaatttatttattgttacccttaacattttttttttattaattgttttgatcattttcaATGAATAAGTTCTACATTATCTTAGTAACtatctcttagtaaaagatttagtatTCTTAACATTTTTTGTAGTAATAAGTGATTAATGTGAGAAAATGTAATCCGAGGAACAAGAACAATTATTGGAAGGTGCATGTTGTAATGGGTGGTGTGCATGCATGCTAAAATTTTCAACCAATTTGAACCAACCAATTTCTCAAAAACCCATGATTGTCGCAATGGCTCAGCCTCAGGTGCGGAAACCGTGGAAATATGAGGCGTTTGCCACACACTCATTCACTTTTAGATATCatcattaaataatattatttcagAGTCTGGATTGCGTTAGAAAAATATAACTTTtgtttaagggttaaatatctcattggtacttgagttttaaacgtttttaaatttagtacttgaattttcatttgtatcaAATGTAGTACCTaagttaggggtaaaaacctatttggtacctctgttagattttccgttcAAATTTTAACGGTTCGCCGCATGTCAACTATTAAGGTTAacacgtgacactatataaaataataataataataataacaaaataaaaatctttaaaaaataattaaaaaaatttgaaaaatttttttttgaaaaaataaaaagaaaaaaaaagggggccaCATTTTGGCTGGCCGGTCTAGGGTGGTTCAGGGcaaaccttcaatttttttttttcatgaattttggtccttgggggtggtttaTGGCCACaaggatggttcggccacccctagaccaaTCGGCCtggggggtggccaaaccacccctgtggcccatggaggtggttcggccaccccatgagcaaaccttcaaatttttttaatgggttttgGCCATTAGCCATCCCCAATGGcccaaaccattttttttttcttctgctatgggatggtttggccacccccatggtggccaaggagggtggctcagccacccttattttttctttttcttttttttttttcaatttttttttattttaaattttaattttaaagatttttattattttttttttataaaatgccacatgtcaacctcagtgGTTGACGCGTGGCAAGCCGTCAGTGGCGAAGACAAAAGGGGCACCCGCCCCCCTTAAATGtctgaagaatttttttttttttttttttttttttttttttaagatatttgaaaaaaaaaaattacattaaaaagaagaataaaaatgcTAATGCTGATGCCCGCCCCCTGCtgataatagaagaaaaacaaattacatggaaaaaccaaccgtcaaagaaaattttatcaaaaaaaaaaaacaaaaaaacaaaaaaacaacaataataacCATTAAACGCTCAGGAAGAGGAACAGaacaattttgtgaaaaaaaaaaattgcatttatcTTTCCATCTTGGGAAACTTTAGAACTCCTGCATA harbors:
- the LOC133879494 gene encoding uncharacterized protein LOC133879494 isoform X1, encoding MKRVRSNSLQRKEKRVKARRRMLGNIRLIGELYKKKMLTERIMHACIQKFLGQYQDPDAEDVEALCKLMSTIGEMIDHEKAKEHMDIYFERMKTLSNNMYLSSRVRFMLKDAIDLRKNKWQQRRKVEGPKKIEEVHRDAAQEQQAQVSGLGHASSISQSARGAPMDFGSRGSTMLSSPNAQMDGYRGVPPTQDVRSEEILSYEAGNQELMMHKAEQKYEVGKVVDEEQAKQRQIRAILNKLTPTNFEKLFEQGKAVNIDNAATLTGVISQIFDRALMEPTYCEMYVTFCCHLAMEFPDFNEDNEKITFKRVLLNKCQEEFERGEREQEEEANKADEEGQIKQSAEEREEKRVKARRRMLGNIRLIGELYKKKMLTERIMHACIQKFLGQYQDPDAEDVEALCKLMSTIGEMIDHEKAKELMDIYFERMKTLSNNMYLSSRVRFMLKDAIDLRKNKWQQRRKVEGPKKIEEVHRDAAQEQQAQVSGLGHASSISQSARGAPMDFGSRGSMALSSPNAQMDGYRGVPPTLDVWSEEILSYEAGNLELMIKDLTLTNQLLLRKFEQWQWWFLVALNIFFLTVGQSAVVLIGRFYYVQGGNGKWMATLVQTAGFPILFIPLFLTPSSQQPSTSLALPSIKIHALIYFSLGVLISGDNMMHSVGLLYLPASTYSLICVSQLAFNAVFSYFINSQKFTASIVNSLVVLSLSAALIAVNEDSEAPSGVSSWKYITCVLCTLGASALSSLLLSLMQLSFQKVLRRETFSVVLEMQIYTSLVATCVSIVGLFASGEWKSLHGEMEGFGAGRVSYVMTLVWTAVAWQICSVGVVGLIFMVSSLFSNVVSTSSLAVTPIATMVLFHDKMNGVKVIAMLLAIWGFASYNYQNYLYDSEASKTQKARRKQKDVSTTNIQKKGSIPSPQTPLLMMHKAEKKYEVGEVADEEEAKQRPIRAILNKLTPTNFEKLIVQVKAINIDNAATLTSFVSQIFDRALMEPIYCEMYVNFCCHLAGELPDFNEDNEKLTFKRVLLNKCQEEFERGEREQEEANKAEEEGEIKQSAEQREEKRVKARRRMLGNIRLIGELYKKKVLTERIMHACIQKLLGQYQEPDEEDLEALCKLMSTIGEMIDHQKYKDHMDAYFDRMKALSNNMNLSSRVRFMLKDANDLRKNKWQQRRKVEGPNFISDVHTDASTTPGPQGGLGRGPPAISSAPVADMPSKTLH
- the LOC133879494 gene encoding uncharacterized protein LOC133879494 isoform X2 — protein: MVTVEYRLHRMFGRKKYCLMRLELMMHKAEQKYEVGKVVDEEQAKQRQIRAILNKLTPTNFEKLFEQGKAVNIDNAATLTGVISQIFDRALMEPTYCEMYVTFCCHLAMEFPDFNEDNEKITFKRVLLNKCQEEFERGEREQEEEANKADEEGQIKQSAEEREEKRVKARRRMLGNIRLIGELYKKKMLTERIMHACIQKFLGQYQDPDAEDVEALCKLMSTIGEMIDHEKAKELMDIYFERMKTLSNNMYLSSRVRFMLKDAIDLRKNKWQQRRKVEGPKKIEEVHRDAAQEQQAQVSGLGHASSISQSARGAPMDFGSRGSMALSSPNAQMDGYRGVPPTLDVWSEEILSYEAGNLELMIKDLTLTNQLLLRKFEQWQWWFLVALNIFFLTVGQSAVVLIGRFYYVQGGNGKWMATLVQTAGFPILFIPLFLTPSSQQPSTSLALPSIKIHALIYFSLGVLISGDNMMHSVGLLYLPASTYSLICVSQLAFNAVFSYFINSQKFTASIVNSLVVLSLSAALIAVNEDSEAPSGVSSWKYITCVLCTLGASALSSLLLSLMQLSFQKVLRRETFSVVLEMQIYTSLVATCVSIVGLFASGEWKSLHGEMEGFGAGRVSYVMTLVWTAVAWQICSVGVVGLIFMVSSLFSNVVSTSSLAVTPIATMVLFHDKMNGVKVIAMLLAIWGFASYNYQNYLYDSEASKTQKARRKQKDVSTTNIQKKGSIPSPQTPLLMMHKAEKKYEVGEVADEEEAKQRPIRAILNKLTPTNFEKLIVQVKAINIDNAATLTSFVSQIFDRALMEPIYCEMYVNFCCHLAGELPDFNEDNEKLTFKRVLLNKCQEEFERGEREQEEANKAEEEGEIKQSAEQREEKRVKARRRMLGNIRLIGELYKKKVLTERIMHACIQKLLGQYQEPDEEDLEALCKLMSTIGEMIDHQKYKDHMDAYFDRMKALSNNMNLSSRVRFMLKDANDLRKNKWQQRRKVEGPNFISDVHTDASTTPGPQGGLGRGPPAISSAPVADMPSKTLH